A single region of the Kocuria rosea genome encodes:
- a CDS encoding rhodanese-related sulfurtransferase — MAQHRIVLHYVFTPLPDPTAVMLWQRALCEGLGLRGRIIVSPHGLNATVGGEVGALKQYARTTRSHPGLRDTVFKWSDGSAEDFPRLSVKVRDELVSFGAPGELEVDEHGVVGGGTRLAPDAVDELVARRGEDVVFFDGRNAHEARIGRFRGAVVPDVAHTRDFVAELDSGKYDHLKTRPVVTYCTGGIRCEVLSALMRNRGFQEVYQLDGGIAEYGRERGDRGLWEGSLYVFDRRMHVRFTPAAVTIGRCDRCAGPANRFVNCADGTCRALVLACPACLEERPRLTCPAGCGTATAPGAGDGAPVAVAPAPAPVPVPTGAA, encoded by the coding sequence GTGGCACAGCACCGGATCGTCCTGCACTACGTCTTCACCCCGCTCCCCGACCCCACGGCCGTGATGCTCTGGCAGCGCGCCCTGTGCGAGGGGCTGGGCCTGCGCGGGCGGATCATCGTCTCCCCGCACGGGCTCAACGCCACCGTGGGCGGTGAGGTCGGGGCGCTCAAGCAGTACGCCCGCACCACCCGCTCCCACCCCGGTCTCCGGGACACGGTGTTCAAGTGGTCGGACGGCTCGGCCGAAGACTTCCCGCGGCTGTCGGTCAAGGTCCGGGACGAGCTCGTGTCCTTCGGCGCGCCCGGCGAGCTCGAGGTCGACGAGCACGGCGTGGTCGGCGGCGGCACCCGCCTGGCGCCCGACGCCGTGGACGAGCTCGTGGCCCGCCGCGGCGAGGACGTCGTGTTCTTCGACGGGCGCAACGCCCACGAGGCCCGGATCGGGCGCTTCCGCGGGGCCGTGGTCCCGGACGTGGCGCACACCCGCGACTTCGTGGCCGAGCTGGACTCCGGGAAGTACGACCACCTCAAGACCCGGCCCGTGGTCACCTACTGCACCGGCGGGATCCGGTGCGAGGTGCTCTCCGCACTGATGCGCAACCGCGGCTTCCAGGAGGTCTACCAGCTCGACGGCGGCATCGCCGAGTACGGCCGCGAGCGCGGGGACCGGGGGCTGTGGGAGGGGTCCCTGTACGTCTTCGACCGGCGCATGCACGTGCGGTTCACCCCGGCCGCGGTCACGATCGGGCGCTGCGACCGGTGCGCCGGCCCCGCGAACCGCTTCGTCAACTGCGCGGACGGCACCTGCCGCGCCCTCGTGCTCGCGTGCCCGGCCTGCCTCGAGGAGCGGCCGCGGCTCACCTGCCCGGCCGGGTGCGGCACCGCCACGGCACCGGGGGCCGGCGACGGCGCCCCGGTCGCCGTCGCACCCGCCCCCGCACCCGTGCCCGTGCCGACGGGCGCCGCATGA
- a CDS encoding DUF7059 domain-containing protein, which yields MSPAAPGPSAAPAFSRVPGTPVSDDPRAPAELHDALRRTGFTHDRVAELLGEAAMDALARDQAVPALRVLEPALRTPGHPDRGLAGVVSLFLLGRTVPAETLAPAPVRPEQLVGLGLAEETEGGLRSTVDLRPHASDDGTELYVASDLGESQRPGVLRRDHVLGIGQASLTLAQTTDRRRVDRALDLGTGCGIQAFHLLAHAGHVTATDVSDRALGFTRFNLLLNAQALGIDPDRLEDRVSLRAGSLLEPVRGERFDLVVSNPPFVITPRPAGETPLDRYTYRDGGLPGDRIVADLVRGLPGVMAPGATAHLLGNWEVLAPPPGDARPAAERWAQRPEQWVPEGVDAWFVQRELAGPEEYAETWLRDAAESRDLEHYERAYRAYLDDFAARGVEAVGFGMIRLRRPSRARPGGALRRFEHVPHPVQQPLAPALAAAWERADWLAAHPQDWLDAHLVAAEDVTEERHQRPGAEHPGVILLRQGAGLRRTVVLSSEAAGFAGACDGELSARQIFGALAALLDWAGEERQRLTEEVRHLVLDGFLVPQEPVPPAA from the coding sequence ATGAGCCCCGCCGCCCCCGGCCCCTCGGCGGCACCGGCCTTCTCCCGGGTCCCGGGGACCCCCGTCTCCGACGACCCGCGGGCGCCGGCCGAGCTGCACGACGCCCTCCGCCGGACGGGCTTCACCCACGACCGCGTGGCGGAGCTGCTGGGGGAGGCCGCCATGGACGCGCTCGCACGGGACCAGGCGGTGCCCGCCCTGCGGGTCCTCGAGCCGGCCCTCCGCACGCCCGGGCACCCGGACCGGGGCCTCGCCGGGGTCGTCTCGCTCTTCCTGCTCGGCCGCACCGTCCCCGCGGAGACGCTCGCGCCCGCCCCGGTGCGCCCGGAGCAGCTCGTGGGCCTGGGCCTCGCCGAGGAGACGGAGGGCGGGCTGCGCTCCACCGTGGACCTGCGCCCCCACGCCTCCGACGACGGGACGGAGCTGTACGTGGCGAGCGACCTGGGGGAGTCCCAGCGCCCCGGCGTGCTGCGCCGCGACCACGTGCTGGGCATCGGCCAGGCCTCCCTGACGCTGGCCCAGACGACCGACCGCCGCCGGGTGGACCGGGCGCTGGACCTGGGGACCGGGTGCGGCATCCAGGCGTTCCACCTGCTCGCGCACGCGGGGCACGTGACCGCCACCGACGTCTCGGACCGGGCCCTGGGCTTCACCCGGTTCAACCTGCTGCTCAACGCGCAGGCGCTCGGGATCGACCCCGACCGGCTCGAGGACCGCGTGAGCCTGCGGGCGGGATCCCTCCTGGAGCCCGTGCGCGGTGAGCGGTTCGACCTCGTGGTGTCCAACCCGCCGTTCGTCATCACCCCGCGCCCCGCCGGGGAGACCCCTCTCGACCGCTACACCTACCGGGACGGCGGTCTGCCGGGGGACCGGATCGTGGCCGACCTGGTGCGGGGGCTGCCCGGGGTCATGGCCCCCGGGGCCACTGCCCACCTGCTCGGCAACTGGGAGGTCCTCGCCCCGCCGCCCGGGGACGCGCGGCCGGCCGCCGAGCGCTGGGCGCAGCGGCCCGAGCAGTGGGTGCCCGAGGGCGTCGACGCCTGGTTCGTCCAGCGGGAGCTGGCCGGCCCGGAGGAGTACGCCGAGACGTGGCTGCGGGACGCGGCGGAGTCCCGCGACCTCGAGCACTACGAACGCGCCTACCGCGCCTATCTCGACGACTTCGCCGCCCGCGGCGTCGAGGCCGTTGGCTTCGGGATGATCCGCCTCCGCCGCCCGTCCCGGGCCCGGCCCGGGGGCGCGCTCCGCCGCTTCGAGCACGTCCCCCACCCGGTCCAGCAGCCGCTCGCCCCCGCGCTCGCCGCCGCGTGGGAACGGGCCGACTGGCTCGCCGCGCACCCCCAGGACTGGCTGGACGCCCACCTCGTGGCCGCCGAGGACGTCACCGAGGAGCGCCACCAGCGCCCCGGCGCGGAGCACCCCGGCGTGATCCTGCTCCGGCAGGGGGCCGGGCTGCGCCGGACCGTGGTGCTCTCGAGCGAGGCCGCGGGCTTCGCCGGGGCCTGCGACGGCGAGCTGAGCGCCCGGCAGATCTTCGGGGCGCTCGCCGCCCTGCTGGACTGGGCGGGCGAGGAGCGGCAGCGGCTGACCGAGGAGGTCCGGCACCTCGTGCTCGACGGCTTCCTCGTGCCGCAGGAGCCGGTGCCGCCCGCCGCCTGA
- a CDS encoding pyridoxamine 5'-phosphate oxidase family protein, translated as MSIGDNLNPIKTLDKDTVWQLLEQHPFGRLAVEAAGLVDIFPVNYVVHQRKLYFRTAQGSKLSSLIVNDQVAFEIDEVSEEHVVRSVVVHGRARRLETRAEIDAAEELPLRPWAPTLKYNFVVIDVEHATGREFTIGDEPERYPS; from the coding sequence ATGAGCATCGGAGACAACCTGAACCCCATCAAGACCCTCGACAAGGACACCGTCTGGCAGCTCCTCGAGCAGCACCCCTTCGGCCGGCTGGCCGTCGAGGCCGCCGGTCTCGTGGACATCTTCCCGGTGAACTACGTGGTCCACCAGCGCAAGCTGTACTTCCGCACGGCCCAGGGCTCCAAGCTCTCGAGCCTCATCGTCAACGACCAGGTGGCGTTCGAGATCGACGAGGTCTCGGAGGAGCACGTCGTGCGCTCCGTGGTGGTCCACGGCCGGGCCCGCCGGCTCGAGACGCGCGCCGAGATCGACGCCGCGGAGGAGCTGCCGCTCAGGCCGTGGGCGCCCACGCTGAAGTACAACTTCGTGGTCATCGACGTGGAGCACGCCACGGGCCGCGAGTTCACGATCGGCGACGAGCCCGAGCGCTACCCCTCCTGA
- the topA gene encoding type I DNA topoisomerase yields the protein MPTKATQSPGTGKSLLIVESPSKVKTIAGYLGDAYEVESSMGHIRDLPQPSELPAELKKGPYGKFAVDVEHGFEPYYVVNPDKKKKVTELRRKLKDADALYLATDGDREGEAIAWHLLEVLKPKIPVYRLTFSEITREAIERAFGELRELDQDLVDAQETRRILDRLYGYEISPVLWRKIASGLSAGRVQSVATRLVVERERKRMAFVPADYWDLSGTFARTDGEDAGTAFSARLSSVDGKRVAGGRDFGDDGVLKGAADKLAHLDEQAARELAAGLEDAAFTVRSLETKPYTRRPAAPFTTSTLQQEAARKLRFTSRTTMQVAQKLYENGYITYMRTDSVALSDQAVTAARRQATELYGADFVPGSPRLYSSKSKNAQEAHEAVRPAGDSFRAPNQVRGELSADAFRLYELIWKRTVASQMADAKGSTATVRLGATSSAGRDAEFSASGTVITFRGFLAAYEEGRDEDPATDKDGAKDGDKRLPRMAEGDRLDATEVEADGHRTSPPPRYTEASLVKVLDELGIGRPSTYAATISTIMDRGYVRVRGSALIPSWTAFSVVRLLEEHFSDYVDYDFTAEMEEGLDRIARGEEDSTDWLQDFYFGSQGHENGLKPIVDDLGEIDARAVNSIPVTEDITLRVGKFGPYLEVAGAVDPETGEITGPIRANVPEDLAPDELTPDKARELIETGKADGRELGRDPVTGRAIVAKDGRYGPYVTEVIPEPTAEELAAQPVEYYKNGKPKPPKKPVKEKPRTGSLLSTMTLQDVTLEDALKILSLPRTLGTDAEGNEITVQNGRFGPYLKKGGDSRSLQSEEQLFTVTLDEALAIYAQPKQRGRGAAKPPLADLGTDQITERPMVIKDGRFGPYITDGETNVTVPRGETVEQITPARASQLLAEKRAQGPAPKKTARSTAKGTTTRSSTAKKSTAKKPAAAKPARAGSKG from the coding sequence GTGCCAACGAAGGCCACCCAGAGCCCGGGAACGGGCAAGAGCCTGCTCATCGTGGAGTCCCCCTCCAAGGTCAAGACCATCGCCGGGTACCTCGGCGACGCCTACGAGGTCGAGTCCTCGATGGGGCACATCCGCGACCTCCCGCAGCCCTCGGAGCTGCCGGCGGAGCTCAAGAAGGGTCCCTACGGCAAGTTCGCGGTGGACGTGGAGCACGGCTTCGAGCCGTACTACGTGGTGAACCCGGACAAGAAGAAGAAGGTCACCGAGCTCCGGCGCAAGCTCAAGGACGCGGACGCCCTCTACCTCGCCACCGACGGCGACCGCGAGGGGGAGGCCATCGCGTGGCACCTCCTGGAGGTGCTCAAGCCCAAGATCCCCGTCTACCGGCTGACCTTCTCCGAGATCACCCGCGAGGCCATCGAGCGGGCCTTCGGGGAGCTGCGCGAGCTCGACCAGGACCTGGTCGACGCGCAGGAGACCCGGCGCATCCTCGACCGGCTCTACGGCTACGAGATCTCCCCGGTGCTGTGGCGCAAGATCGCCTCGGGCCTGTCCGCCGGGCGCGTGCAGTCCGTGGCCACCCGCCTGGTCGTGGAGCGGGAGCGCAAGCGCATGGCATTCGTGCCCGCCGACTACTGGGACCTCAGCGGGACGTTCGCGCGCACCGACGGCGAGGACGCCGGCACCGCCTTCAGCGCCCGGCTCTCCTCCGTGGACGGCAAGCGGGTGGCGGGCGGCCGCGACTTCGGCGACGACGGAGTGCTCAAGGGCGCCGCGGACAAGCTCGCGCACCTGGACGAGCAGGCCGCCCGCGAACTGGCCGCCGGTCTCGAGGACGCGGCGTTCACGGTCCGGTCGCTGGAGACCAAGCCCTACACACGCCGCCCGGCCGCCCCGTTCACCACCTCCACGCTGCAGCAGGAGGCGGCGCGCAAGCTGCGCTTCACCTCCCGCACCACCATGCAGGTGGCGCAGAAGCTGTACGAGAACGGCTACATCACCTACATGCGCACCGACTCCGTGGCGCTGTCCGACCAGGCGGTCACGGCCGCCCGGCGCCAGGCCACGGAGCTCTACGGCGCCGACTTCGTGCCCGGCTCCCCGCGGCTCTACAGCTCCAAGTCGAAGAACGCGCAGGAGGCGCACGAGGCCGTGCGCCCCGCGGGGGACTCCTTCCGCGCCCCGAACCAGGTCCGCGGCGAGCTCTCCGCGGACGCGTTCCGGCTCTACGAGCTGATCTGGAAGCGCACCGTGGCCTCCCAGATGGCCGATGCCAAGGGGTCGACGGCGACCGTCCGGCTCGGGGCGACGTCCTCCGCCGGCCGGGACGCCGAGTTCTCCGCGTCCGGCACCGTCATCACGTTCCGCGGCTTCCTGGCCGCCTACGAGGAGGGCCGGGACGAGGACCCCGCCACGGACAAGGACGGCGCCAAGGACGGCGACAAGCGGCTCCCGCGGATGGCCGAGGGCGACCGCCTGGACGCCACCGAGGTCGAGGCGGACGGGCACCGCACCTCGCCGCCGCCGCGCTACACCGAGGCGTCCCTCGTGAAGGTCCTCGACGAGCTCGGCATCGGCCGGCCCTCGACCTACGCGGCGACCATCTCCACGATCATGGACCGCGGCTACGTCCGCGTGCGGGGCTCCGCGCTCATCCCCTCGTGGACCGCGTTCTCCGTGGTGCGCCTGCTCGAGGAGCACTTCTCCGACTACGTGGACTACGACTTCACGGCGGAGATGGAGGAGGGCCTCGACCGGATCGCCCGCGGCGAGGAGGACAGCACCGACTGGCTGCAGGACTTCTACTTCGGCTCCCAGGGCCACGAGAACGGGCTCAAGCCCATCGTCGACGACCTCGGCGAGATCGACGCCCGCGCCGTGAACTCCATCCCCGTGACCGAGGACATCACCCTGCGGGTCGGCAAGTTCGGCCCCTACCTGGAGGTGGCCGGCGCCGTCGACCCGGAGACCGGGGAGATCACCGGCCCGATCCGGGCCAACGTGCCGGAGGACCTCGCCCCCGACGAGCTCACGCCCGACAAGGCGCGCGAGCTCATCGAGACGGGCAAGGCCGACGGCCGGGAGCTCGGCCGCGACCCCGTGACCGGGCGCGCCATCGTGGCCAAGGACGGCCGCTACGGGCCCTACGTCACCGAGGTGATCCCCGAGCCCACCGCCGAGGAGCTCGCGGCCCAGCCCGTCGAGTACTACAAGAACGGCAAGCCCAAGCCCCCGAAGAAGCCGGTCAAGGAGAAGCCCCGCACGGGCTCCCTGCTCTCCACGATGACGCTGCAGGACGTGACCCTCGAGGACGCGCTCAAGATCCTGTCCCTGCCGCGCACGCTGGGCACGGACGCCGAGGGCAACGAGATCACGGTGCAGAACGGCCGCTTCGGCCCCTACCTGAAGAAGGGCGGCGACTCGCGCTCACTGCAGTCCGAGGAGCAGCTGTTCACGGTCACCCTCGACGAGGCCCTGGCGATCTACGCCCAGCCCAAGCAGCGCGGCCGCGGCGCCGCCAAGCCTCCGCTCGCGGACCTCGGCACCGACCAGATCACGGAACGGCCCATGGTCATCAAGGACGGGCGCTTCGGCCCCTACATCACCGACGGCGAGACCAACGTGACGGTCCCGCGCGGCGAGACCGTGGAGCAGATCACGCCGGCGCGCGCCAGCCAGCTGCTCGCGGAGAAGCGCGCCCAGGGCCCCGCCCCGAAGAAGACGGCCCGGTCCACGGCCAAGGGGACGACGACCAGGAGCAGCACGGCGAAGAAGAGCACGGCCAAGAAGCCCGCGGCGGCCAAGCCCGCCCGCGCCGGGTCCAAGGGCTGA
- a CDS encoding Ppx/GppA phosphatase family protein produces MRLGVLDVGSNTVHLLLLDVYPGSRPEPYASHKLALRLVQYLDADGNISDAGRDALTAFVVEARDFAVDNRAEDFLAFATSAIREAGNGAQVLDHVQSRSGVTLTELAGDQEAAVTFFAVRRWFGWGAGTVLDLDIGGGSFEMALGDNALPTVATSVPLGAGRLTRTFVAGDVATPKEMKALRKHVRQELRPAVDRVRAAGEPTCVAGTSKTFRSLARICGAAPYEMGPYVPRTLHLEDLRLWTRRMEAMSPEERAELPGVSAARARQILAGAVVAESAMDAYGVESIRICPWALREGLILRRLDQLSSHSDVRTVDPRHLVGAA; encoded by the coding sequence ATGCGTCTCGGAGTCCTCGACGTGGGGTCGAACACCGTCCACCTCCTCCTGCTCGACGTCTACCCGGGCTCCCGGCCCGAGCCGTACGCGTCCCACAAGCTCGCCCTGCGGCTGGTGCAGTACCTCGACGCCGACGGCAACATCTCCGACGCCGGCCGGGACGCCCTCACCGCGTTCGTGGTCGAGGCCCGGGACTTCGCCGTGGACAACCGGGCCGAGGACTTCCTCGCCTTCGCGACCTCCGCGATCCGCGAGGCCGGCAACGGGGCGCAGGTGCTGGACCACGTGCAGTCCCGCTCCGGCGTGACCCTCACGGAGCTGGCCGGGGACCAGGAGGCGGCCGTGACGTTCTTCGCGGTGCGCCGCTGGTTCGGCTGGGGCGCGGGGACCGTTCTCGACCTCGACATCGGCGGCGGGTCCTTCGAGATGGCCCTGGGGGACAACGCGCTGCCCACCGTGGCGACCTCGGTGCCGCTCGGCGCGGGGCGGCTCACCCGCACCTTCGTCGCCGGGGACGTCGCGACCCCGAAGGAGATGAAGGCCCTGCGCAAGCACGTGCGCCAGGAGCTCCGGCCCGCGGTCGACCGGGTCCGCGCGGCCGGGGAGCCCACCTGCGTGGCCGGCACCTCCAAGACGTTCCGCTCCCTGGCCCGGATCTGCGGCGCGGCGCCGTACGAGATGGGCCCGTACGTGCCCCGCACCCTCCACCTCGAGGACCTGCGGCTGTGGACCCGCCGGATGGAGGCCATGTCCCCGGAGGAGCGCGCCGAGCTGCCGGGGGTCTCCGCCGCACGGGCCCGGCAGATCCTCGCCGGCGCCGTGGTGGCGGAGTCGGCGATGGACGCCTACGGCGTCGAGTCGATCCGGATCTGCCCGTGGGCGCTCCGCGAGGGACTGATCCTGCGCCGCCTGGACCAGCTGAGCAGCCACTCCGACGTCCGCACCGTGGACCCCCGGCACCTGGTGGGTGCGGCATGA